In Pseudoalteromonas carrageenovora IAM 12662, the following proteins share a genomic window:
- a CDS encoding chorismate mutase: MTNDVLNTLRHDINEIDSDLLVLLAKRRRISHGVVEYKIANNKPIRDEARELALLEKLIGYGKSLGLDAYYVNNVFQTILEDSVLHQQAMLQKNLNPDALSETHRVTYLGGQGSYSQLACHKYFSRRPGKLIEIGCTSFDEITGKVENGQADFGLLPIENTSSGSINEVFDLLQHAQVSIVGEVTHSVEHCLLANPETELGQLTKIFAHPQPFAQCSRFLQGLGDLQHETCDSTSSALQSALNTPNSAAIGSAQAGKNVGLEVIKSNLANQSENHSRFIVVARKPLQVSNQIPTKTSLIMSTKQQAGSLADALMVFKQHQINLVKLESRPTPGNPWEEVFYVDLEANLADSQVKEALEELKEYTQYVRVLGCYQSETLQAVSVNT; this comes from the coding sequence ATGACAAACGATGTGTTAAACACACTCAGACACGACATTAATGAAATAGACTCTGACTTACTTGTGTTATTAGCAAAACGTCGCCGCATTAGCCATGGCGTAGTCGAATACAAAATTGCTAACAATAAGCCTATACGCGATGAAGCCCGCGAGCTCGCCCTATTAGAGAAGCTAATTGGTTATGGTAAGTCACTTGGTTTAGATGCTTATTACGTAAACAATGTTTTTCAGACCATTTTGGAAGACTCAGTATTACATCAGCAAGCAATGCTACAAAAAAATTTAAACCCAGATGCACTTAGCGAAACTCATCGTGTTACTTATCTTGGTGGCCAAGGCTCATACAGCCAGCTTGCTTGTCATAAGTACTTTAGTCGCCGCCCAGGAAAACTAATTGAAATTGGCTGTACTTCGTTTGATGAAATCACCGGTAAAGTAGAGAACGGTCAAGCCGACTTTGGTTTACTGCCAATTGAAAATACAAGCTCTGGTAGTATTAATGAAGTATTTGACTTGCTACAACATGCCCAAGTGTCTATCGTCGGTGAAGTGACTCACAGTGTAGAGCACTGCTTACTTGCCAATCCTGAGACGGAATTAGGCCAATTAACAAAAATATTTGCTCATCCTCAACCGTTTGCTCAGTGCAGTCGCTTTTTGCAAGGCTTAGGTGATTTACAACATGAAACATGTGACTCAACATCAAGCGCACTACAATCGGCGTTAAATACACCAAATAGTGCAGCCATTGGCTCAGCACAAGCTGGTAAAAACGTTGGCCTTGAGGTAATTAAGTCAAATCTTGCCAACCAAAGCGAAAACCACAGCCGCTTTATTGTTGTTGCGCGCAAACCTTTGCAAGTGTCTAACCAGATCCCAACTAAAACAAGCTTAATAATGTCAACTAAGCAACAAGCAGGTTCACTTGCTGATGCTTTAATGGTTTTTAAACAGCATCAAATTAACTTAGTAAAACTTGAATCGCGTCCTACTCCAGGCAATCCGTGGGAAGAAGTGTTTTATGTTGATTTAGAAGCAAACTTAGCTGATAGCCAAGTAAAAGAAGCGCTAGAAGAACTTAAAGAATACACACAGTATGTACGTGTTTTAGGCTGCTATCAGAGCGAGACATTACAAGCAGTTAGTGTTAACACTTAA
- the tyrA gene encoding bifunctional chorismate mutase/prephenate dehydrogenase: MADISDLAQLRDGIDECDAQLVALLAKRNSITQKIGEVKQQTGAPLHAPEREAALLAARRQEAIKQNVSPDLVEDILRRMMREAYQNQQAKLACAAPQLSPIVIVGGQGAMGQLFAQQFIRSGYDVKILDKDQQDEAQSILKGAKLVMVSVPINALDSVVAKLPKLDDDCLLVDITSVKQSPIKALKAAHSGPVVGLHPMFGPDISHWVKQTVVVCEGRDHLAAQGLLQQLQVWGCQLVELDAKKHDEAMQIIQVMRHLTTFVYGQFLAKQSHTLEELRSCSSPIYQLELMMVGRLFAQSPELYSDIMLAQFDDVESLLAQYQDTFAETLEKLKAGDKTSLIDAFADAKSYFSDSTAHFLTQSRSLLNKANDAKVLD; this comes from the coding sequence GTGGCAGACATTAGCGATTTAGCACAGTTAAGAGATGGTATAGACGAGTGCGACGCACAGCTGGTTGCTTTACTAGCTAAACGTAACAGCATTACGCAAAAAATTGGCGAAGTAAAACAGCAAACAGGTGCGCCCTTACATGCCCCTGAACGCGAAGCCGCACTGCTAGCAGCAAGACGACAAGAAGCTATCAAGCAAAATGTAAGCCCTGATCTCGTTGAAGATATACTAAGACGTATGATGCGCGAGGCTTATCAAAATCAGCAAGCAAAACTTGCTTGTGCTGCGCCACAGCTTTCACCTATTGTTATTGTAGGTGGCCAAGGCGCAATGGGGCAGTTATTTGCGCAGCAGTTTATTCGCTCTGGCTACGACGTTAAAATCTTAGATAAAGATCAGCAAGACGAGGCGCAAAGTATTTTAAAAGGTGCCAAACTCGTAATGGTGAGCGTGCCTATTAATGCACTAGATTCCGTAGTCGCTAAATTGCCTAAACTTGATGATGACTGCTTGCTTGTAGATATAACGTCGGTGAAGCAATCACCTATTAAAGCATTAAAAGCGGCGCATAGTGGGCCGGTAGTTGGTTTACACCCAATGTTTGGACCTGATATTTCTCACTGGGTTAAACAAACCGTTGTTGTATGTGAGGGGCGGGATCATTTAGCTGCTCAAGGGTTATTACAACAACTACAAGTATGGGGATGCCAGCTGGTTGAACTTGATGCTAAAAAGCACGATGAAGCAATGCAAATTATTCAAGTTATGCGTCATTTAACAACATTTGTCTATGGGCAGTTTTTGGCTAAGCAAAGCCATACACTCGAAGAGCTACGTAGTTGTTCATCGCCTATATACCAATTGGAGCTGATGATGGTGGGCCGCTTGTTTGCGCAATCACCGGAGCTTTACTCAGATATTATGTTAGCGCAATTTGATGACGTAGAAAGCTTATTAGCACAGTATCAAGATACTTTCGCTGAAACGCTTGAAAAGTTAAAGGCGGGCGATAAAACTTCGCTTATAGATGCATTTGCTGATGCAAAATCTTATTTTTCAGATTCTACGGCACATTTTTTAACGCAAAGCCGAAGCTTATTAAATAAAGCGAATGACGCTAAAGTACTCGACTAA
- the rplS gene encoding 50S ribosomal protein L19: protein MAKVNQNIIKALENEQLKTDVPTFGPGDTVVVQVKVKEGAKERLQAFEGVVIAKRNRGLHSAFTVRKISSGEGVERVFQTHSPLIDSVTVKRRGAVRRAKLYYLRERSGKSARIREKLN from the coding sequence ATGGCAAAAGTAAACCAAAATATTATTAAAGCGCTTGAAAATGAGCAGCTTAAAACAGACGTACCTACATTCGGCCCTGGTGATACAGTGGTTGTACAGGTAAAAGTAAAAGAAGGTGCTAAAGAGCGTCTACAGGCCTTTGAAGGTGTTGTAATCGCTAAGCGTAACCGTGGTCTTCACTCAGCATTCACAGTTCGTAAAATTTCGAGCGGTGAAGGTGTTGAGCGTGTATTCCAAACGCACAGCCCTCTTATTGATAGCGTAACAGTTAAGCGTCGCGGTGCAGTTCGTCGTGCTAAGCTTTACTATCTACGTGAGCGTTCTGGTAAATCTGCACGTATTAGAGAAAAACTTAACTAA
- the trmD gene encoding tRNA (guanosine(37)-N1)-methyltransferase TrmD, whose protein sequence is MTQTSSLWVGVISLFPDMFDAITHQGVTGRAVKNGLIDFNCFNPRDYALDKHRTVDDRPYGGGPGMLMMVEPLKKAITEAKQAAGDGAKVIYMSPQGRKLDQQGASELANSKKLILIAGRYEGIDERIIESYVDEEWSIGDFILSGGELPAMTLIDAVARLVPGVLGHNQSAEQDSFSDGLLDCPHYTRPETLDDKQVPAVLLSGNHQEIAKWRLKQSLGRTWLRRPDLLHNLALTEEQAVLLAQFQQEYQKACG, encoded by the coding sequence ATGACTCAAACTAGTTCATTGTGGGTAGGGGTGATAAGCCTTTTCCCTGACATGTTTGATGCTATTACACACCAAGGTGTAACTGGTCGCGCAGTAAAAAATGGTTTAATTGATTTTAACTGCTTTAATCCACGAGACTACGCTTTAGATAAGCATAGAACCGTAGATGACCGTCCTTACGGGGGCGGGCCGGGTATGTTAATGATGGTTGAGCCATTAAAAAAAGCGATTACCGAAGCCAAACAGGCAGCTGGTGATGGCGCTAAAGTAATTTATATGTCCCCGCAAGGGCGCAAATTAGATCAGCAAGGGGCGAGCGAACTCGCAAACTCTAAAAAACTGATTTTAATTGCCGGTCGCTATGAAGGTATAGACGAGAGAATAATAGAATCGTACGTTGACGAAGAATGGTCAATTGGTGATTTTATTTTGAGTGGTGGTGAGCTACCAGCCATGACATTAATTGACGCAGTAGCGCGATTAGTGCCTGGTGTATTAGGTCACAACCAATCAGCAGAGCAAGATTCATTTTCGGATGGCTTGCTAGATTGTCCTCACTATACACGGCCAGAAACATTGGACGACAAACAGGTGCCTGCTGTATTACTCAGCGGAAACCACCAAGAGATAGCAAAATGGCGGCTTAAGCAGTCATTAGGTAGAACTTGGTTACGACGTCCTGACTTGTTGCATAACCTAGCTCTGACTGAGGAGCAAGCGGTATTACTCGCACAATTTCAGCAAGAGTACCAAAAAGCTTGTGGCTAG
- the rimM gene encoding ribosome maturation factor RimM (Essential for efficient processing of 16S rRNA): MSQENTSSIIVVGKLGAPYGIKGWLKVHSFTDDPQGIFDFSPWLIGQQGKWQTLEVVDWRRHNKGFIAKFAQINDRDEAMAYTHAEISMDSAQLPELPQGEFYWRDLIGMSVVTDKGYSLGTVDDLMETGSNDVLVVKANSKDAFGQAERLIPFLTDSVIKEVKHDAREITVDWDPGF, encoded by the coding sequence ATGAGTCAAGAGAACACCTCATCAATAATTGTCGTAGGAAAGCTCGGTGCCCCATATGGTATAAAGGGCTGGCTTAAGGTACATTCATTTACTGATGATCCCCAAGGGATCTTCGATTTCAGCCCGTGGTTGATAGGGCAGCAAGGTAAATGGCAGACCTTAGAAGTGGTCGACTGGCGTCGCCACAACAAAGGCTTTATCGCCAAGTTTGCGCAAATTAATGATCGTGACGAAGCAATGGCTTATACCCATGCAGAAATTTCGATGGATTCAGCGCAATTACCAGAACTCCCGCAAGGTGAGTTTTATTGGCGAGATCTCATTGGCATGTCGGTTGTAACTGATAAAGGTTATAGCTTAGGCACTGTTGATGACCTGATGGAGACAGGATCAAATGACGTACTGGTTGTTAAAGCAAACAGTAAAGACGCATTTGGTCAGGCAGAGCGTTTAATTCCTTTTTTAACTGATTCAGTTATCAAAGAAGTTAAGCATGATGCAAGAGAAATTACCGTAGACTGGGATCCTGGGTTTTAA
- the rpsP gene encoding 30S ribosomal protein S16, protein MVTIRLQRGGAKKRPFYQIVVADSRFSRDGRFIEKVGFFNPIASGQEEKIRLDLPRVDHWVGQGASLSDRVAKLVKDARKAA, encoded by the coding sequence ATGGTAACTATTCGTTTGCAACGTGGTGGCGCTAAAAAACGCCCTTTCTATCAAATTGTGGTTGCGGATAGCCGTTTCTCGCGTGACGGTCGCTTCATCGAGAAAGTAGGCTTTTTTAACCCTATTGCTTCAGGTCAAGAAGAAAAAATTCGTTTAGATTTACCACGTGTTGATCACTGGGTAGGTCAGGGCGCATCTCTTTCAGATCGCGTAGCTAAGTTAGTAAAAGACGCTCGTAAAGCGGCTTAA
- the ffh gene encoding signal recognition particle protein, which yields MFENLQERLGKTLKNISGRGRLTEDNIKDTLREVRMAFLEADVALPVVREFVKQVKERAVGVEVTKSLSPGQVFIKIVREELEKAMGEANEELSLNAQPPAVVMMAGLQGAGKTTSVAKLAKFLKERKKKSVLVVSADVYRPAAIKQLETLATEVDVDFFPSDISQKPVDIATAAISHAKKKFIDVVLVDTAGRLHVDSDMMDEIKDLHKAINPIETLFVVDAMTGQDAANTAKAFDEALPLTGVILTKTDGDARGGAALSIRHITGKPIKFMGVGERTDALEPFHPDRIASRILGMGDVLSLIEEVEMKVDKEQAAKVAEKVFKGAGFTLDDFADQLKQMKNMGGMMSMLDKLPGMANLPDAVKGQMGDKTFVQMEAIISSMTKQERARPEIIKGSRKKRIAAGSGTQVQEINKLLKQFTQMQKMMKKMKGKGGMQKMMRGMKGMLPPGMMGGGGPKF from the coding sequence ATGTTTGAGAACCTCCAAGAACGATTAGGTAAAACCTTAAAAAATATCAGTGGCCGCGGCCGTCTGACTGAAGACAACATTAAAGACACACTTCGCGAAGTGCGTATGGCATTTTTAGAAGCCGATGTGGCACTGCCAGTTGTTCGCGAGTTTGTAAAACAAGTTAAAGAACGCGCAGTGGGCGTTGAGGTAACTAAAAGCCTAAGCCCTGGTCAAGTATTTATAAAAATAGTGCGTGAAGAGCTAGAAAAAGCAATGGGTGAGGCTAACGAAGAGCTAAGCCTAAATGCACAACCGCCAGCAGTCGTCATGATGGCCGGCTTACAAGGTGCGGGTAAAACCACCAGTGTAGCTAAACTTGCTAAATTTTTGAAAGAGAGAAAAAAGAAATCAGTACTAGTAGTAAGTGCCGATGTTTACCGCCCAGCGGCAATTAAACAGCTAGAAACACTTGCAACCGAGGTCGATGTAGATTTTTTCCCAAGTGACATCTCTCAAAAGCCAGTTGATATTGCAACCGCTGCAATTTCACATGCTAAAAAGAAATTTATTGATGTGGTGCTAGTTGATACCGCAGGCCGCTTGCATGTTGATAGCGATATGATGGATGAAATTAAAGACCTTCATAAAGCAATTAACCCGATTGAAACCTTATTTGTAGTTGATGCAATGACAGGTCAAGATGCGGCAAATACAGCAAAAGCCTTTGATGAAGCCTTACCACTTACCGGTGTGATTTTAACAAAAACCGATGGTGATGCTCGAGGTGGTGCAGCCTTATCTATTCGTCACATTACAGGCAAACCTATTAAGTTTATGGGTGTAGGTGAGCGCACTGACGCACTTGAGCCTTTTCATCCGGATCGTATCGCGTCACGTATTTTAGGAATGGGTGACGTACTTTCATTGATCGAAGAAGTCGAGATGAAAGTGGATAAAGAGCAAGCTGCTAAGGTTGCTGAAAAAGTATTTAAAGGAGCTGGCTTTACCCTTGATGATTTTGCTGATCAACTTAAGCAAATGAAAAACATGGGCGGTATGATGTCGATGCTTGATAAATTACCAGGTATGGCTAACTTACCAGATGCTGTTAAGGGCCAAATGGGTGATAAGACATTTGTTCAAATGGAAGCTATTATCAGCTCTATGACTAAACAAGAGCGTGCTCGCCCTGAAATTATTAAAGGCTCACGTAAAAAACGTATTGCAGCTGGCTCTGGTACTCAAGTGCAAGAGATTAATAAGTTGCTAAAACAATTTACGCAGATGCAAAAAATGATGAAAAAAATGAAAGGCAAAGGCGGCATGCAAAAAATGATGCGCGGTATGAAAGGCATGTTACCACCTGGAATGATGGGTGGCGGTGGCCCTAAATTTTAA